GTCAGGATCCACAAATAAACTTACTCTACATCCAAAATTTTTTAAAATTTTAATAATAGATTTTAATTCTTTCAAATTTTTTCGTATATCCCAACCTTGATTACTAGTAAATGTATTTATTGAATCAGGAACTAAAGTGCACTGAGTTGGTTTGTAAAGTTCTATAAGATTAACAAAGTCAAAAAATGGATTGCCTTCAATATTAAATTCAACATTTGGATAATCTTTTAACAACTCAAAAACTTCCTTTACATCATTTTTTTTTATATGTCTTTCATCTGGTCTAGGATGAATTGTTATCCCATTACACCCAGCATTAATACAAAGTTTAACGGCATTTAATATATTTGGCATCCCATGATTTCTTGTGTTCCTTAAAGTGGCTACTTTATTTATATTTACACTTAGTTTAGTCATTAATTTAAAAATAATTTTGTTCAATTAAAAAATTTAATATATTTTCGCAGTCCAATTTAATGATTGCCTGTGTAGCTCAGTTGGTAGAGCAGCTGATTTGTAATCAGCAGGTCGCGGGTTCGAGTCCCATCGCAGGCTCCATTTTTAAAGGGTTTTACTTTTTCAAGTAAAACCTTTTTTTTTATAAGTAATAATTAGTTAATTAATAATTTACCCCTATAAATTATCTTAGAATCTGATTTTATGGAATAAAAATAAAATCCATTATTTAATGTTGTTAAGCTTTGATAATAATTTGAGGTCTGAAAAATATCAGTTCTAACTTTTTTTCCATTAATATTAAAAAATTCTATTGAGTTATTATTTTGTTAAATCACCTTTGAATGTTAACTGCCCAATTCCATTTTGATAACAATTAAAGTTTTTTTTGATTGATTTCCATTTTTATATCAATAGTGTATTTTCTAATAACTAGTAGTGCATCATTAGTATCCTTTCTTGATATTAAAATTTCTCCAGTCATATCATTCGGATTATTAGTACCATATTCAAGAGTATCTCCATTTGTTGGATTAAGTAAAATATATTCTATTTTATTTGATAAAGAATCATACCTAAAACTAGCACATTTTGTATTACTTGGTAAATATGCAATTATATATTTATTAGAAGATGATACAGGAATTTTATAATCAGAGGTATTCAAACTTAGTAAACTCTGATGAGGTACTAATTCAAACCAATCAAATTTAATCATAAATTCTTTCATTAATTTTAAGTCCTTTGCACCAGAAAATTCTAAAGCTCTTTTCCAATTATATCTTGAAAATTGAAATCCCGGAGTATCTGTTGTCCATTGCCAAACACCATTTGCACCATATGTAATACCCATATACGCACCTGATAAAAATGATTGGTATCTTGAGAGTCTAACAAAACTTGAGTTAATTCTTAAGGAATTTGGGTTTAAAATTCCATCTGGATTCAAGTTGTTAAATATATCTTCATAATTTGCTTCTCCATCAATTAATGGTTTATATTTATTCAATGAGTAACCTTGAATTGCACCCTTGTAAGTCATATCACCCCCAATTGTATGAGAAGATTGATACATATTAAAATCTAACCAAGAGTCCGTTGAATCAAAATAATCTACAGATGAAGACCATCCATGTGGATGGACAGTAATTAAACTTCTTCCTCCATCTGCGAACCTTATGGCTAAAGCGGTCTGCTTTATAAACTCTTTTTTTTCTGAAGTGTCATAAGCCTCATCAGTTCCAGAAATCCAAATAACATTTCTTCCAGAATATCTAGCACTCATATAAGCAGCTAATTTAAAAACTTGTTCAACTGTAAAACATTTTTCATGGTAATTGTAAAATGAATACAATTCACAATTATTTGACCAAACTGGGTTTATAATTGCTACCATTCCACGAGAATTAATATTAAATATTATTGAATCTAAATATTCAAAATATTCATAATTAGGTTTTGAATAATCTCCATTAACAAAAGCCTGTTTTTGTTGAGAGTTAAAAACTCCACCAATTGGAAAATTAATATGAGATAAAGCACAAAGCATAATTCCATTAAAACCTTGATCTCGTCTTTTATCTAAATAGTAAAGCATGTCTTTGTAATCAGATTTGCTCGTAATTTCCCAAGCTGTATCCCAGAAGCAGAAATATGGAATCCCATTTTCATAAATAAGGTGCCTATTATCTGATGAAACAACAAGTTTGCCATTTGAATTCAATTTGTTAATACTAATGTTTGAAAAAACATTGAATTCACCGTGAACATTGTTTAAGCTTAGATCGTTTTTATCAGAACAAATAGTAGTATATTTCCATTTGCCAACAAAAGGTGGGTTAAATCTAACTTTGTAATTGTTGGAACCATTCCAAAATCCTGATACTATGTAAGATTTTCCATTATCACAAATGAATTCCGACCTTAAAAATTCCTTATCTAAAAAATTACTGTGAGTAAAATTTGATGTTAAAGTAATTTCAAAAAGGGTATTAGATTCAATAGTTGATTCTGAATTAGAAAATAGATTCAAGTATGTAATTAAAAGCAATAAAACTATTTTAAAGGTAAAACTCATAATATTTATTAAAACTATGATGTCATTATCTTGCAAAATAAGTAAAAATAATTCTTAAAAGAATTTGTTTGGAATAATTGAAATTATATTTTTTAATAAATTTTAAAATAAATCTTTGCTGAAAATATGAATTTAGTTATCTTCGCGACTCTGTTCGCCAAAGGAATTGATTTTTGATAGAATTAGGCGAGGATTAAGGGCAGGTTCCAGAGTGGTTAAACGGGGCAGACTGTAAATCTGCTGGCTTACGCCTTCGGAGGTTCGAACCCTTCCCTGCCCACATAGAATGATTTTTTTTAGTTTCTTTGATATTATAATTTTTCAAAAGAGCTACGTTAATGTTACCACATTGCTCCAGTTTTATAAATATAGGAGCCTTGAAAGCAAAATTACTGTGGGAGTTGCTCTTGAAAGAAAAATAGGTGAATATTTCAATTTAATATAAATTTATTAATATTGTAGATATTCCCAACACTTCTTTTAAGTAACCTTCCATTTAGTCGGCTACATAACAATACTTTTTTGTTACAAGTAAAATTGCTTGTGTAGCTCAGTTGGTAGAGCACTTCCTTGGTAAGGAAGAGGTCTCCGGTTCAAGTCCGGTCACAGGCTCTAATTTGAAATAATTTTAAGCGGGGGTAACTCAGTTGGTAGAGTCACAGCCTTCCAAGCTGTTGGTCGCGAGTTCGAGTCTCGTCCCCCGCTCAAATGTTTTCAAAGGATTTTTTTCCTCAGATTTTTTTAAATACTAAATTATAGATAATTAACAATGCGAGACATTATTACGCTTGAGTGTTCAGAATGCAAACGTCGTAACTACACAACGACTAAGAATAAGAAGAAACAAACTGGAAGAGTTGAGTATAAAAAATATTGTAAATGGGATAAAAAACGTACATCTCATAGAGAAACTAAATAATAATTAATTTTAAGAATTTTTAGGATTTGGAATTGATATTCGGTATTTAGTAAATTACGGGTGTGGCTCAATTGGTAGAGCGGCGGTCTCCAAAACCGTAGGTTGCGGGTTCGACTCCTGCCACCCGTGCTTAAATTTTAATTTTAACTAACATGAAAGAGTCGATAGTAAATTTTGTTCAAGGAGTTACTTCAGAAATGAAAAAAGTATCTTGGCCAACACAAGAGCAACTTAAGGAAGCAACATTGCTAACATTAGGGACTTGTGCTGTTATAACTACTTTTGTTTATTCAATAGATTTAATTTTCACGCAGCTGTTTAGTTTTATATTCGGATAAAAAAAAATAAGTTATAAATGTCAAACGCAGATAAAATAGAAAAACGTTGGTATGCTTTACGAAGTTTCTCTGGTCATGAGTTAAAGGTTAAGCAGTTGATGGATGCTGAAATATCACGTTTGAATCTTCAAGATGAAATTTCACAAGTTGTTGTTCCAATGGAGAAAGTATATGAGGTGAGGGACGGTAAAAAAAGAACTCGACAAAAGAATTTTCTACCTGGATATGTACTAGTTGAAGCAATATTAACAAAGCGATCTAAAGATCTTATTCTAAATACTCCTTCAGTAATGAGTATAATGGGTCGTAAATCAGAACCAGAGCCACTTCATGAA
Above is a window of Chlorobiota bacterium DNA encoding:
- a CDS encoding pyridoxine 5'-phosphate synthase, coding for MTKLSVNINKVATLRNTRNHGMPNILNAVKLCINAGCNGITIHPRPDERHIKKNDVKEVFELLKDYPNVEFNIEGNPFFDFVNLIELYKPTQCTLVPDSINTFTSNQGWDIRKNLKELKSIIKILKNFGCRVSLFVDPDIDQIALIPESGADRIELFTEPFADSFSNGDYSFQLLKFKKAALFATSLGIGINAGHDLDLLNLGPFLKNVPGVLEVSIGHALISDALEYGLTNTVHKYLEVIRKSNAN
- a CDS encoding T9SS type A sorting domain-containing protein is translated as MEFFNINGKKVRTDIFQTSNYYQSLTTLNNGFYFYSIKSDSKIIYRGKLLIN
- a CDS encoding DUF4038 domain-containing protein → MSFTFKIVLLLLITYLNLFSNSESTIESNTLFEITLTSNFTHSNFLDKEFLRSEFICDNGKSYIVSGFWNGSNNYKVRFNPPFVGKWKYTTICSDKNDLSLNNVHGEFNVFSNISINKLNSNGKLVVSSDNRHLIYENGIPYFCFWDTAWEITSKSDYKDMLYYLDKRRDQGFNGIMLCALSHINFPIGGVFNSQQKQAFVNGDYSKPNYEYFEYLDSIIFNINSRGMVAIINPVWSNNCELYSFYNYHEKCFTVEQVFKLAAYMSARYSGRNVIWISGTDEAYDTSEKKEFIKQTALAIRFADGGRSLITVHPHGWSSSVDYFDSTDSWLDFNMYQSSHTIGGDMTYKGAIQGYSLNKYKPLIDGEANYEDIFNNLNPDGILNPNSLRINSSFVRLSRYQSFLSGAYMGITYGANGVWQWTTDTPGFQFSRYNWKRALEFSGAKDLKLMKEFMIKFDWFELVPHQSLLSLNTSDYKIPVSSSNKYIIAYLPSNTKCASFRYDSLSNKIEYILLNPTNGDTLEYGTNNPNDMTGEILISRKDTNDALLVIRKYTIDIKMEINQKKL
- the rpmG gene encoding 50S ribosomal protein L33 translates to MRDIITLECSECKRRNYTTTKNKKKQTGRVEYKKYCKWDKKRTSHRETK
- the secE gene encoding preprotein translocase subunit SecE gives rise to the protein MKESIVNFVQGVTSEMKKVSWPTQEQLKEATLLTLGTCAVITTFVYSIDLIFTQLFSFIFG
- the nusG gene encoding transcription termination/antitermination factor NusG is translated as MSNADKIEKRWYALRSFSGHELKVKQLMDAEISRLNLQDEISQVVVPMEKVYEVRDGKKRTRQKNFLPGYVLVEAILTKRSKDLILNTPSVMSIMGRKSEPEPLHEDEISKILGRIEERKSVETIETAFRAGDPVRIIDGHFSNFSGFVTEVNNSKQKLKVEVSIFGRKTPIELDYTQVEIER